The following proteins are encoded in a genomic region of Candidatus Hydrogenedentota bacterium:
- a CDS encoding cation:proton antiporter, with the protein MAQRLVTMSRLVHCAIGALAGCFVACVARAEDAMPHGSAAVSASTLFHVLLAIAVIIVVTRAAGMLVGFLGQPLVMGEVIGGIVLGPSLLGRIAPETMDYVLPAGVAPFLGVIAQLGVILYMFLVGLELDLHLARRGVKATVFISNASIAAPFILGAGLAFPLHERFAPEGVGLTVFVLFLGVSMSITAFPVLARILADRRVQKTRLGVIALTCAAIGDATAWCLLAFVVSFAHDRAGDALQTLLLTIGFVALIVGVGTPLAQRWVPRMERRPQGALTVVFVAMLLSAVATEYIGIHAIFGAFLLGAIIPHDSRIASDLTHRLESFIGVLFLPVFFAYTGMRTQIGLISGVENWLFCGAIIAVACMGKFGGTYAAARLTGMPRREASALGVLMNTRGLVELIVLNIGLDLGVISPTLFAMLVLMALVTTFMTSPLLNLVMGKRSWGQEDGG; encoded by the coding sequence ATGGCACAGCGCCTGGTAACAATGTCGAGACTAGTGCACTGCGCGATAGGCGCGCTTGCGGGGTGCTTCGTTGCGTGTGTCGCGCGCGCGGAAGACGCCATGCCGCACGGATCGGCGGCGGTGAGCGCCAGCACGTTGTTTCATGTGCTGTTGGCGATTGCCGTAATCATTGTGGTTACGCGGGCGGCGGGAATGCTCGTTGGGTTTCTGGGGCAGCCGTTGGTGATGGGTGAGGTGATCGGCGGCATCGTGTTGGGGCCGTCATTGCTGGGGCGGATTGCGCCGGAGACGATGGATTACGTATTGCCCGCGGGGGTCGCGCCGTTTCTCGGTGTGATTGCGCAGTTGGGCGTGATCCTCTACATGTTTCTTGTGGGGCTGGAGTTGGACCTGCACCTCGCAAGACGGGGTGTCAAGGCGACAGTATTCATATCGAACGCGAGCATTGCGGCACCGTTCATACTGGGGGCGGGACTGGCGTTTCCACTACACGAGCGTTTCGCGCCGGAAGGCGTGGGGCTGACCGTGTTTGTGTTGTTTCTGGGTGTGTCGATGTCGATTACGGCATTTCCCGTGTTGGCGCGCATACTCGCGGACCGGCGTGTGCAGAAGACGAGACTGGGCGTGATCGCGTTGACGTGCGCGGCCATCGGCGATGCCACGGCGTGGTGTCTGTTGGCATTTGTGGTGAGCTTCGCGCACGACCGCGCCGGCGATGCGCTGCAAACACTGTTGTTGACCATTGGCTTTGTCGCGCTGATTGTGGGCGTGGGGACGCCGCTGGCGCAGAGATGGGTCCCGCGCATGGAGCGGAGACCGCAGGGGGCGCTAACCGTCGTCTTTGTGGCAATGCTCTTGTCGGCAGTGGCGACCGAGTACATCGGCATTCATGCGATTTTCGGGGCCTTCTTGTTGGGGGCCATTATCCCGCATGACAGCCGGATTGCCTCCGATCTGACGCATCGTCTGGAGTCGTTCATCGGAGTCCTGTTCCTGCCGGTCTTCTTCGCATACACGGGGATGCGCACCCAGATTGGCCTGATCTCGGGGGTGGAGAATTGGCTGTTTTGCGGGGCGATCATCGCGGTGGCGTGCATGGGCAAGTTTGGGGGGACCTATGCGGCGGCGCGTTTAACGGGCATGCCCCGGCGCGAAGCGTCGGCTCTCGGGGTGCTCATGAACACGCGCGGGTTGGTGGAGTTGATTGTTCTTAATATCGGGCTGGATCTGGGCGTCATTTCGCCAACCCTGTTTGCCATGCTGGTTCTCATGGCGTTAGTGACGACATTCATGACTTCGCCGTTGCTCAATCTGGTCATGGGTAAACGGTCGTGGGGTCAGGAAGATGGCGGGTAA